The genome window ATTTGCAATATTCTCTCGCAAATGAAGTTAACCTCAGAAATAGAATTTTTCTGCTTAGTGTTATATTGTTGTCTTTCTGAAATTACCTAAGGTGGAGACTTGTAGTAAACTAATTCTGCTACTTTCTCTAGAAGTTCTGCTGCAATAGGCAGTAATGGACGTTGTAAAAGCATaacatttcttcttcttcttttcctatGAAAATTGTGCAATATATTCCATGCTGATTTAATCCCTCCTTCAGTAGATTGTATCAGAAATACGTAATGCAGTGGAATCTTTTGGctttttggaagttgaaacacctGTTCTCCAGGTTTGTGAATTTCCTTTTGGTTGTATGGGCAAATGATCTCCTATTAAGTTGTgatttattttccattttagtGTTTTTCAATAAAGCTTGGGAGCTACTCTTCCATGAAAGAGTATAATATGTTTTCAGAGTCAAAATATTTGCTTTTGTAAACTACAAGTGCTGGATGCAGCAGAATGGTTGCTCCTCTTGTTCAGGGAATATAGGTTTTTTAACTGATATTGGTTGTTAGAAGAAAGGGAATATGTCATAAAACTCTCAAGCCAGACTGAGTTGCTTATTGAAATAACTTTGTGGCTTCAAACATGTAGCTTTTGATGTCCAGCAAGTATACTCTTAACGATTTGAAGAATATGTTTTCTTAGGTGTTTACTAAATGTTTGATAGTTTTTTCTATTGAATTCGAGATTTAAGTTGGTTGCTAATGTTACCTTTTTATTTCAGAATCAATATCAACATTCAAAGGCGGAGTTTCTTCGTACTCAGCCACCCAACACAGAGCTGACAGAAGAACAAATGGAGGAAAGGTGGCTTGAGAGTGTTGGTGGTCCCACTAGGTTTGGCACAGCTTACGGAATGCCACATCGTGCATTTCGTCAGTACCGGTCGCCCCTGGAAGGCCTACATTCTTCCAATACCGAGTCGTTCGATAGAGTGAGTGCTATGGCCATGGAGCAAAAGATTGCTGAGCTATCTAGCCAGCTACAGGCCTCAGAGGAAAGGGAGAGGCGGAGGGACGTGCAGTTTGACGGTATGAGGGCCCAATTAGACGCTATACTTGCTTCGAGGGGGATTCCCTCGTGTCCTGATGATGCTCGTAACCCCCATACTCAATCTAGTGGTGCGGCTGATGATGGGACTCATGTGTCAAACACGCAAAGGCATGTTTGAATGTTAATGTTGTGGTGGATTTGTGGATTTGCGAGGGGTGAAGTAGTCTAATGTTGTAGACTAACTTAGTGTAGACTAGTTTAATATTTTGTGGATGTTTACAAATGTTGAAGTAGTttaatgttgttttgatgtttgCGAAGGTTGAAGTAGCTTAATTAATGTCTCTTGTGAATGTTTGATTGACGTTTTTATTCAACTTTGAAGTAGTTTCGAATTGAATTTGATGTTTTGGTGGTTGTAATATATGTGTTGTAATAGTAGCTTAttgttttatgtatttatagtaGTTTGGTGTATTGTTGGCAGCTATTTGAGCTGGTTTTAATTGaaagtaaaattattttcatcttcACAGGGGGCAGCTGGAATAACAGCTAGGTGCTACAATTTTTTTTGCAGAATATGaggtcggttttctggaaaattttccAGGGAATTGCaatttaccgacctcatgaggttggtattttggaaaaaattttcgaattgcaaattaccgacctcgtgaggtcggttTTGCGGAAAAAAATTTCGGGGAATtacaaattaccgacctcatgaggtcggtattcggaaaattttccCGGGAAttgcaaattaccgacctcatgaggtcggttttacggaatttttttttagggaatTGCAAATTaacgacctcatgaggtcggtatccTGGAAAATAGGACGACAGAAAtctaaaacaatatatatattctatatatattcatataacttaccgagctcatgaggtcggtaaactaatatcattatattattaatataatttaccgacctcacgaggtcggtaatttatataattaattaattataatagccgactaaaaaaaatattaccgacctcatgaggtcggttttttgcgacctcatgaggtcggtaataatTCCGACCCACTCTTTTCCGACCTTCAACTGAGGTCGGTTTTGAGGTCGGTTTTTACcgaaaaccgacctcatgaggtcggaaaTTGCCCTTTTTTTAGGTCGGGAAATccagtttttttagtagtggaaGTTATTTATACCCTTGCCGTTAGTAAATAGCGTCATATTTATCCTTTGACATATGGAGCTCTAAATGTATGAAGCCTAGCTACCAATCGAAGTATGAAGAAGAGTAATTCTAAATCATACTCAAAAGTAGATGAATAAATCTAGAtgtttttctcaaattaaaGTACTTTGATACGTGGGATTCACTCCATCTGCGTTGAAGTTGCATTAAAGTTCAAGACAAATACGAGCATATTTGCTAATAGCAAATGTATATAAATGATCGAAAATATAACGGGTGAAATACTTTAGGTATTTATACGGTGAAAGAGTAGATTGGGATAATTTCTGGTGAAAGAGTAGATTAGGATAATTTCCCTAAAGATATGAAGTGTACTTCCAAATGAACAGAGTCATAATAGCAATTATCTATGTAATCTCTTATTTATTTGATGCTATTAAAATGAGTAAATATGACAAATTTTATCGTTGTTAggtgtttaagaaatattaagttCATCATATGATATCATATTATCATCCCTCTTGTGGTTTGTCATTGCAAAAAACTGTATGTATCACCCACTATAACATGATCACATGTTCCATTAAATGCTTATTAATTGGTGAATTATTTTACTTCATGCTGTATTGAActacaaaactatttttttttctttctatttgcaCTTCCTCATCCTCTAGTGAAACCTAAGGCGTTAAATATTTGCATGTGCACAACACGAAAGAATTTGAGCATTTTAATCCCAAATCTAACGGTGATGCATAATATACACCAAAATCGTTATAAACTCTTCTAAAATCCTTATACAACATATGTGGACTTTATATATCTTAACCTTGCACTTTTTAGAACATTAATTGAAGTCCTacatcaaattcatttttttttcttttttttctttttttagatGACTCAAGCCATTTCTATGTgatttttcattccttttacGATAAGAGTGATCTTTGGACCAACTGCTAGAGAGTCTACAAGCCCAGCGCCCCTCtccctccaaattcataatttcgACTGCATCAAGAAATAAACTGAAAATCTCAAGTAATTCAGATTCATCGAGATAGTCATATTCCAATAAAGTTAATATACGAAACTTCTCTAAACTCTAATTAATGAACAGATTGCCCAAATAATTCAATAAATTGAGATATTTATGCTGCTTGATTTAATTCCTAATATTTTGCACATCAGTCTCTCATCACTTCTGGCTTTAATCATAGTCGCTAACAAACACAATATATAACGGCGCAATCAATAATAATACCAGTGTCATAAAAGTGGTCTAGTATTTTGACAGGTGAATGGAGGAGTTATTGTATTTTATTGTTGTCTTCATTACTTCTTTGACTCCTTAATTTACAGTGTACATACAActtatcttttttattattattgttgtctaCATACTTGTCTTGAAGACGAATAAATCATTTTTGCCTCTTTATTGCTCTAGTTTAATTTTGTCTCATAACTAATTGATCGGACTATTTGCAAATGCTTCTATTTACTGTAGCCTCTAGGCAATAGTTATCCCCTCATTTTTAGTTTTCTATTAAGCAtaacgaa of Lycium ferocissimum isolate CSIRO_LF1 unplaced genomic scaffold, AGI_CSIRO_Lferr_CH_V1 ctg10719, whole genome shotgun sequence contains these proteins:
- the LOC132041560 gene encoding uncharacterized protein LOC132041560, with translation MEERWLESVGGPTRFGTAYGMPHRAFRQYRSPLEGLHSSNTESFDRVSAMAMEQKIAELSSQLQASEERERRRDVQFDGMRAQLDAILASRGIPSCPDDARNPHTQSSGAADDGTHVSNTQRHV